From Cellulosimicrobium sp. ES-005, one genomic window encodes:
- the glgC gene encoding glucose-1-phosphate adenylyltransferase — protein MAAAPRVLAIVLAGGEGKRLMPLTASRAKPAVPFGGIYRLVDFALSNLVNSHYLHIIVLTQYKSHSLDRHITKTWRMSSLLGNYVAPVPAQQRVGKHWYLGSADAIYQCLNIIDDERPDIVVVVGADHVYRMDFSQMVDAHVESGAQLTVAGIRQPISMADQFGVIETDPKDPTKIAAFREKPKDPVGLADSPDEVLASMGNYVIDTDALVEAVTSDAANADSRHDMGGDIVPAFVEKGTAAVYDFIRNDVPGSTDRDRDYWRDVGTIDSYYDANKDLIAVTPVFNLYNEEWPLHTGYTGLPPAKFVHAGRGRLGHAADSIVSPGVIISGATAVGSVLSPGTYLHSWSSVSDSVLMDGVQVHRHAQVHRAIIDKNVVVGEQARIGLDPEQDRARGFTVTESGITVVPKGTVVE, from the coding sequence ATGGCCGCCGCACCACGAGTCCTCGCCATCGTCCTCGCCGGGGGCGAGGGCAAGCGCCTCATGCCGCTCACCGCGTCCCGGGCCAAGCCCGCGGTGCCGTTCGGGGGCATCTACCGCCTCGTGGACTTCGCGCTGTCCAACCTGGTGAACTCGCACTACCTGCACATCATCGTGCTCACGCAGTACAAGTCCCACAGCCTCGACCGGCACATCACCAAGACGTGGCGCATGTCGTCGCTCCTGGGCAACTACGTGGCGCCGGTGCCCGCGCAGCAGCGCGTCGGCAAGCACTGGTACCTCGGCAGCGCGGACGCGATCTACCAGTGCCTCAACATCATCGACGACGAGCGGCCGGACATCGTCGTCGTCGTCGGCGCGGACCACGTGTACCGCATGGACTTCTCCCAGATGGTCGACGCGCACGTCGAGTCGGGCGCGCAGCTCACCGTCGCGGGCATCCGGCAGCCGATCTCCATGGCGGACCAGTTCGGCGTCATCGAGACCGACCCGAAGGACCCGACGAAGATCGCGGCGTTCCGCGAGAAGCCCAAGGACCCGGTCGGCCTCGCGGACTCGCCCGACGAGGTGCTCGCGTCGATGGGCAACTACGTCATCGACACCGACGCGCTCGTCGAGGCCGTGACGTCGGACGCCGCGAACGCGGACTCGCGCCACGACATGGGCGGCGACATCGTGCCCGCGTTCGTCGAGAAGGGCACGGCGGCGGTCTACGACTTCATCCGCAACGACGTCCCCGGCTCGACGGACCGCGACCGCGACTACTGGCGCGACGTGGGGACGATCGACTCGTACTACGACGCGAACAAGGACCTCATCGCCGTCACGCCGGTCTTCAACCTCTACAACGAGGAGTGGCCGCTGCACACGGGCTACACGGGCCTGCCGCCCGCGAAGTTCGTGCACGCGGGCCGCGGGCGCCTCGGGCACGCCGCGGACTCGATCGTCTCGCCCGGCGTGATCATCTCGGGCGCGACGGCGGTCGGCTCGGTCCTCTCTCCCGGCACCTACCTGCACTCGTGGTCGTCCGTCTCGGACTCCGTGCTCATGGACGGCGTCCAGGTGCACCGGCACGCGCAGGTCCACCGCGCGATCATCGACAAGAACGTCGTCGTGGGCGAGCAGGCGCGCATCGGGCTCGACCCGGAGCAGGACCGCGCCCGCGGGTTCACGGTCACCGAGTCCGGTATCACCGTCGTCCCCAAGGGGACGGTCGTCGAGTGA
- the glgA gene encoding glycogen synthase, with translation MRVDLLTREYPPHVYGGAGVHVAELSAVLRRHVDVRVRCFDGPRAEDDVTGYSVPGVLSGANAALGTFGVDLQMADDVAGADLVHSHTWYANLGGHLAGLLHGVPHVLSAHSLEPLRPWKAEQLGGGYALSSWAERTAYEGAAGIIAVSGGMRDDILRVYPQVDPAKVHVVHNGIDLDGWRRPESETQRGGADGVVRALGIDPDRPAVVFVGRITRQKGLPYLLRAARSLPDDVQLVLCAGAPDTPEIAAEVSGAVAELQKERSGVVWIEQMLPRAELVAVLAASTVFVCPSVYEPLGIVNLEAMAVGLPVVGTATGGIPEVVDDGVTGLLVPIDQADDGTGTPLDPDRFVADLAAALTQVVSDPERAAEMGRAARQRVEDHFAWDAIGERTLDVYRTVLERS, from the coding sequence GTGAGAGTGGACCTGCTGACCCGTGAGTACCCGCCGCACGTCTACGGCGGCGCCGGCGTGCACGTCGCCGAGCTGTCCGCGGTCCTGCGCCGCCACGTCGACGTGCGCGTGCGCTGCTTCGACGGCCCGCGCGCCGAGGACGACGTGACCGGCTACTCGGTCCCGGGCGTCCTGTCCGGTGCGAACGCCGCGCTCGGGACGTTCGGCGTCGACCTCCAGATGGCCGACGACGTGGCGGGCGCCGACCTCGTGCACTCCCACACCTGGTACGCGAACCTCGGCGGCCACCTCGCGGGCCTCCTGCACGGCGTCCCGCACGTGCTCTCCGCGCACTCGCTCGAGCCGCTGCGCCCGTGGAAGGCCGAGCAGCTCGGCGGCGGGTACGCGCTGTCGTCCTGGGCCGAGCGCACCGCGTACGAGGGCGCGGCGGGGATCATCGCCGTGTCCGGTGGCATGCGCGACGACATCCTGCGGGTCTACCCGCAGGTCGACCCGGCGAAGGTTCACGTGGTGCACAACGGCATCGACCTCGACGGCTGGCGGCGTCCGGAGTCGGAGACGCAGCGCGGCGGCGCGGACGGGGTCGTGCGCGCCCTCGGGATCGACCCCGACCGTCCCGCCGTCGTGTTCGTCGGCCGGATCACGCGCCAGAAGGGCCTGCCGTACCTGCTGCGCGCCGCACGCTCGCTGCCCGACGACGTCCAGCTCGTCCTGTGCGCCGGAGCCCCCGACACCCCGGAGATCGCCGCCGAGGTGAGCGGTGCCGTCGCCGAGCTGCAGAAGGAGCGCAGCGGCGTCGTCTGGATCGAGCAGATGCTCCCGCGAGCCGAGCTCGTCGCCGTGCTCGCCGCGTCCACCGTGTTCGTCTGCCCGTCCGTGTACGAGCCGCTCGGCATCGTCAACCTCGAGGCCATGGCGGTCGGCCTGCCGGTCGTCGGGACCGCCACGGGCGGCATCCCCGAGGTCGTGGACGACGGCGTCACGGGCCTCCTCGTGCCCATCGACCAGGCGGACGACGGCACGGGCACCCCGCTGGACCCCGACCGGTTCGTCGCGGACCTCGCGGCCGCGCTGACCCAGGTCGTGAGCGACCCCGAGCGCGCCGCCGAGATGGGCCGTGCCGCGCGGCAGCGCGTCGAGGACCACTTCGCGTGGGACGCGATCGGCGAGCGGACGCTCGACGTCTACCGGACGGTGCTGGAGCGGTCGTGA
- a CDS encoding SRPBCC domain-containing protein, whose amino-acid sequence MTTAGAGRVDEASRLVAAAPRDVYRALVDRDALAAWLPPDGMSGRFERFDLRPGGGYRMVLAYDDPQADPGKTGEGTDVVDVAIVDLVPGRRVVQQVDFASDDPAFAGTMTMTWTVEPADDGARVTVRATGVPSGISPEDHATGMASSLAHLDAHVTSRS is encoded by the coding sequence GTGACCACCGCGGGAGCCGGCCGGGTCGACGAGGCGTCGCGCCTCGTCGCCGCCGCGCCCCGCGACGTCTACCGGGCCCTCGTCGACCGGGACGCGCTCGCCGCGTGGCTCCCGCCCGACGGCATGTCGGGCCGTTTCGAGCGCTTCGACCTGCGCCCCGGCGGCGGCTACCGCATGGTCCTCGCCTACGACGACCCGCAGGCCGACCCCGGCAAGACCGGCGAGGGGACCGACGTCGTCGACGTCGCGATCGTCGACCTCGTCCCCGGCCGGAGGGTCGTGCAGCAGGTCGACTTCGCGTCCGACGACCCGGCGTTCGCCGGGACCATGACGATGACCTGGACCGTCGAGCCCGCAGACGACGGCGCCCGTGTCACCGTGCGGGCGACGGGCGTGCCGTCGGGCATCTCCCCGGAGGACCACGCCACCGGGATGGCGTCCTCCCTCGCGCACCTCGACGCGCACGTGACGTCGCGCTCCTGA
- a CDS encoding DUF6318 family protein, which translates to MRPERPAAMDRDDAEGAGAAATYFLTLYPYIMSTGDTSEWDAMTWAETCTFCTANSQTAAQLKADEQTYEGGSISAQVSKIWPYDDLAGAYPVDVSYGQEGATLRAADGAAIATYEPKSGVAEFGVARSGGSWVIVEVGGAS; encoded by the coding sequence GTGAGGCCGGAACGTCCCGCGGCGATGGACCGCGACGATGCCGAAGGTGCCGGGGCCGCCGCGACCTACTTTCTGACGCTGTACCCCTACATCATGTCCACGGGTGACACCTCCGAGTGGGACGCCATGACCTGGGCCGAGACCTGCACGTTCTGCACGGCAAACTCGCAGACTGCGGCGCAGCTGAAGGCAGACGAGCAGACGTACGAAGGCGGGAGCATCTCGGCGCAGGTTTCAAAGATCTGGCCCTATGACGACCTCGCTGGCGCGTATCCGGTCGATGTCTCGTACGGCCAGGAGGGCGCGACACTTCGCGCTGCAGACGGCGCGGCCATCGCCACGTACGAGCCGAAGAGCGGCGTGGCTGAGTTCGGTGTTGCGCGTAGCGGGGGTTCATGGGTGATCGTGGAGGTGGGCGGCGCATCATGA
- a CDS encoding ABC transporter ATP-binding protein translates to MSAVLDLKGVTVRRDTKTILDAVDWQVNEGERWVVLGRNGAGKTTLLQIASARMHPTAGTADILGERLGRVDVFELRPRIGLASAALAERIPGDETVRDVVLTAAYGVTGRWREEYEEFDAERASDLLAAFGVDHLADRLFGTLSEGERKRTQIARSLMTDPELLLLDEPAAGLDLGGREELVGALSELAGDPASPVLVLVTHHVEEIPPGFTHLLLLKDGVVHTAGPVEEVLTAENLSDAFGLPLLVAHGGGRWMARAARV, encoded by the coding sequence ATGAGCGCGGTTCTCGACCTGAAGGGCGTCACGGTCCGCCGTGACACCAAGACCATCCTCGACGCGGTGGACTGGCAGGTGAACGAGGGCGAGCGGTGGGTCGTGCTGGGCCGCAACGGCGCCGGCAAGACGACCCTGCTGCAGATCGCGTCCGCGCGCATGCACCCCACCGCGGGCACGGCGGACATCCTCGGCGAGCGGCTCGGCCGCGTCGACGTCTTCGAGCTGCGCCCGCGCATCGGCCTCGCCTCCGCGGCGCTGGCCGAGCGGATCCCGGGCGACGAGACGGTGCGCGACGTCGTCCTGACGGCCGCGTACGGCGTCACCGGCCGCTGGCGCGAGGAGTACGAGGAGTTCGACGCGGAGCGCGCGAGCGACCTGCTCGCGGCGTTCGGCGTCGACCACCTGGCGGACCGCCTGTTCGGCACCCTCTCGGAGGGCGAGCGCAAGCGCACCCAGATCGCGCGGTCGCTCATGACCGACCCCGAGCTCCTGCTCCTCGACGAGCCGGCCGCCGGGCTCGACCTCGGCGGGCGCGAGGAGCTGGTCGGCGCGCTGTCCGAGCTCGCGGGCGACCCGGCGTCTCCCGTGCTCGTGCTCGTCACGCACCACGTCGAGGAGATCCCGCCCGGGTTCACGCACCTGCTGCTGCTCAAGGACGGTGTCGTGCACACGGCCGGCCCGGTCGAGGAGGTCCTCACGGCCGAGAACCTCAGCGACGCGTTCGGCCTGCCGCTCCTCGTCGCGCACGGGGGTGGGCGCTGGATGGCGCGCGCCGCACGGGTGTGA
- a CDS encoding NfeD family protein gives MGTGVEMDWLWWVGAALLLALVEIISLDLVLIMLAGGSLAAAGVNAAGGPLWLQIVAFAVVSAVLLLTLRPWLLRHLRSRVPLTETNVAAHVGRTALAVDRVSEFGGRVKLVGEVWTARTEPDAPQIPVGTEVRVVRIDGATAVVAPLPAQHPTGS, from the coding sequence GTGGGAACGGGGGTCGAGATGGACTGGCTGTGGTGGGTCGGAGCGGCGCTTCTCCTCGCTCTCGTGGAGATCATCTCGCTCGACCTGGTGCTCATCATGCTGGCCGGCGGCTCGCTCGCCGCGGCCGGCGTCAACGCTGCCGGCGGGCCGTTGTGGCTGCAGATCGTGGCGTTCGCGGTCGTGAGCGCCGTCCTGCTGCTCACCCTGCGGCCGTGGCTCCTGCGCCACCTGCGCTCGCGGGTCCCGCTCACGGAGACGAACGTCGCCGCCCACGTCGGCCGGACGGCGCTCGCCGTCGACCGCGTGAGCGAGTTCGGCGGCCGCGTGAAGCTCGTCGGCGAGGTCTGGACCGCGCGGACCGAGCCCGACGCCCCCCAGATCCCGGTGGGGACGGAGGTGCGCGTCGTCCGGATCGACGGCGCGACGGCCGTCGTCGCGCCGCTGCCCGCCCAGCACCCGACCGGGTCGTGA
- a CDS encoding SPFH domain-containing protein codes for MNDPSPGTILAYVVLALILIFVVVALVKAVRIVPQAVAIIVERLGRYSRTLEPGLHLLVPFIDRVRASVDLREQVVSFPPQPVITSDNLVVSIDTVIYFQVTEPKSAVYEIANYITAIEQLTVTTLRNVIGSMDLEQTLTSRDQINGQLRGVLDEATGRWGIRVNRVELKSIDPPPSVQGSMEQQMRAERDRRAAILTAEGVKQSQILTAEGEKQAAILRAEGDAQSKILTAEGEARAILQVFDAIHEGDADPKLLAYQYLQMLPQIANGSASKLWVVPTEFTAALGSIAKGFGGVPGIDGGGVPSATPAEDAEAAEASAEARRERERDRVKFGVPSLTDPSEALAEARRQAEAATADATSAGTRSGLPFDPQTERGQHPGGAGEHRAGPPEPGAATPRPLGGPAQYAPPPPPPVEDAPGADEPPSGEQPPSFPPHR; via the coding sequence ATGAACGACCCCAGTCCCGGAACGATCCTCGCGTACGTCGTCCTCGCGCTGATCCTGATCTTCGTGGTCGTCGCGCTCGTCAAGGCGGTGCGCATCGTGCCGCAGGCGGTCGCGATCATCGTCGAGCGCCTGGGCCGGTACTCGCGCACGCTCGAGCCGGGCCTGCACCTGCTGGTGCCGTTCATCGACCGCGTGCGCGCCTCGGTCGACCTGCGCGAGCAGGTCGTCTCGTTCCCGCCGCAGCCCGTGATCACGTCGGACAACCTCGTGGTCAGCATCGACACGGTGATCTACTTCCAGGTCACGGAGCCCAAGTCGGCGGTCTACGAGATCGCGAACTACATCACGGCGATCGAGCAGCTCACCGTCACGACCCTGCGCAACGTCATCGGCTCGATGGACCTCGAGCAGACGCTCACGAGCCGCGACCAGATCAACGGCCAGCTCCGCGGCGTGCTCGACGAGGCCACCGGGCGTTGGGGCATCCGCGTCAACCGCGTCGAGCTCAAGTCGATCGACCCGCCGCCGAGCGTGCAGGGCTCGATGGAGCAGCAGATGCGCGCCGAGCGTGACCGTCGTGCGGCGATCCTCACCGCGGAGGGTGTCAAGCAGTCGCAGATCCTCACGGCCGAGGGCGAGAAGCAGGCGGCGATCCTCCGGGCCGAGGGTGACGCGCAGTCGAAGATCCTCACGGCCGAGGGCGAGGCGCGCGCGATCCTCCAGGTGTTCGACGCCATCCACGAGGGCGACGCCGACCCCAAGCTGCTCGCGTACCAGTACCTCCAGATGCTCCCGCAGATCGCGAACGGCAGCGCCAGCAAGCTGTGGGTCGTGCCGACGGAGTTCACGGCCGCGCTCGGGTCCATCGCCAAGGGCTTCGGCGGCGTGCCCGGCATCGACGGCGGGGGAGTGCCGAGCGCGACGCCCGCCGAGGACGCGGAGGCGGCCGAGGCGAGCGCCGAGGCGCGCCGCGAGCGCGAGCGCGACCGTGTGAAGTTCGGCGTGCCGTCCCTCACCGACCCGTCGGAGGCGCTGGCCGAGGCACGTCGTCAGGCCGAGGCGGCCACAGCGGACGCCACGAGCGCAGGCACGCGCTCCGGTCTCCCGTTCGACCCGCAGACCGAGCGCGGCCAGCACCCGGGCGGTGCCGGCGAGCACCGCGCGGGCCCGCCGGAGCCGGGTGCCGCGACGCCGCGCCCGCTCGGGGGCCCCGCGCAGTACGCGCCGCCCCCGCCGCCGCCCGTGGAGGACGCGCCCGGGGCAGACGAGCCGCCGTCCGGCGAGCAGCCGCCGTCGTTCCCGCCGCACCGCTGA
- a CDS encoding helix-turn-helix domain-containing protein, translating into MTPLPSPSDAPPSTSPDASAPVRTRARPLSREERRDAIAAATIPLLVQHGAAVTTRQIADAAGVAEGTLFRAFADKDEILHAAVVRSLDPAPAVAAIADLPDDDGLRPLVVSIVEFLLEAQRVGMRIFAAAHQVLDPHRGGAHGAGAGDPRTERQDRADTVRRMHAGHGPDARRAGFDARERSAREIVGAIERTLVAHRAELRVDPGLAARAVFSLVFGNALPHLSGGDRLDAVQLADLILGGIGADVTTDPSP; encoded by the coding sequence GTGACACCGCTCCCTTCCCCGTCGGACGCGCCGCCCAGCACGTCGCCCGACGCGTCCGCTCCCGTGCGCACGCGCGCCCGCCCGCTCTCGCGCGAGGAGCGGCGCGACGCGATCGCGGCCGCGACGATCCCGCTGCTCGTCCAGCACGGCGCCGCCGTGACGACCCGGCAGATCGCGGACGCCGCCGGGGTGGCCGAGGGGACGCTGTTCCGCGCGTTCGCCGACAAGGACGAGATCCTGCACGCCGCCGTCGTGCGCTCGCTCGACCCGGCGCCCGCGGTCGCTGCGATCGCTGACCTCCCCGACGACGACGGTCTGCGCCCGCTCGTGGTGAGCATCGTCGAGTTCCTGCTCGAGGCGCAGCGCGTCGGGATGCGGATCTTCGCCGCGGCCCACCAGGTGCTCGACCCCCACCGTGGCGGCGCGCACGGGGCCGGGGCCGGCGACCCGCGGACCGAGCGGCAGGACCGGGCCGACACCGTGCGGCGGATGCATGCCGGGCACGGCCCGGACGCGCGACGGGCGGGGTTCGACGCGCGCGAACGCTCCGCGCGCGAGATCGTCGGGGCGATCGAGCGCACGCTCGTCGCCCACCGCGCGGAGCTGCGCGTGGACCCGGGGCTCGCGGCGCGTGCCGTCTTCTCCCTCGTCTTCGGAAACGCCTTGCCGCACCTGTCCGGCGGTGACAGGCTCGACGCCGTGCAGCTCGCCGACCTGATCCTGGGCGGCATCGGAGCAGACGTCACCACCGACCCCTCGCCCTGA
- a CDS encoding ABC transporter ATP-binding protein gives MLVSLLKTRLRPYLTPILILLGLQLVATLASLYLPSLNADIIDQGVTQGDTAYIMRTGGLMLLVSLGQVVCAVGAVYFGARVAMSFGRDVRAGLFTNVQRFSAQEMGQFGAPSLITRTTNDVQQVQMLVLLSLTIMVMAPIMLVGGVVMALQENVELSGLLLVIVPVLGVSVGLIIWRMVPYFRQMQKKIDGINAVLREQITGIRVIRAFVRERHEAERFDVANDALFDVSLKAGKLMALMFPTVMLVMNASSIAVLWFGGRQIDAGDMEVGALTAFLSYLMYILMAVMMSTMMFMMVPRAAVSAERITDVLRTTATVVEPERPVALTSRTGRVELDGVEFRYPGAEDPVLHDVSFVAEPGQTTAIIGSTGAGKTTLLNLVPRLFDVTGGSVRIDGTDVRDLTGADLGSLLGLVPQKAYLFSGTVADNLRYGRPDATEEQMWEALDVAQAREFVEALDGGLEAPVAQGGTNFSGGQRQRLAIARAIVRDPAVYLFDDSFSALDYATDARLRAALAPRTRRSTVIVVAQRVATIRGADQILVLDHGRIVGRGTHAELLESNETYQEIVYSQLSIEEAA, from the coding sequence ATGCTCGTCAGCCTCTTGAAGACGCGGTTGCGTCCTTACCTGACACCCATCCTCATCCTCCTCGGGCTCCAGCTCGTGGCGACGCTCGCGTCGCTGTACCTCCCGAGCCTCAACGCCGACATCATCGACCAGGGCGTCACGCAGGGCGACACCGCCTACATCATGCGCACCGGCGGCCTGATGCTCCTCGTGAGCCTCGGGCAGGTCGTGTGCGCGGTCGGGGCCGTGTACTTCGGTGCGCGGGTCGCGATGTCGTTCGGCCGCGACGTGCGCGCCGGCCTGTTCACCAACGTGCAGCGCTTCTCCGCCCAGGAGATGGGCCAGTTCGGCGCGCCGTCCCTCATCACGCGCACGACGAACGACGTGCAGCAGGTGCAGATGCTCGTGCTGCTGTCCCTGACGATCATGGTCATGGCGCCGATCATGCTCGTCGGCGGCGTGGTCATGGCCCTGCAGGAGAACGTCGAGCTCTCCGGCCTGCTCCTCGTCATCGTGCCGGTGCTCGGCGTGAGCGTGGGGCTCATCATCTGGCGGATGGTGCCCTACTTCCGGCAGATGCAGAAGAAGATCGACGGCATCAACGCCGTCCTGCGCGAGCAGATCACGGGCATCCGCGTGATCCGCGCGTTCGTGCGCGAGCGGCACGAGGCCGAGCGGTTCGACGTCGCGAACGACGCGCTGTTCGACGTCTCGCTCAAGGCGGGCAAGCTCATGGCGCTCATGTTCCCGACCGTCATGCTCGTCATGAACGCGTCGAGCATCGCGGTGCTGTGGTTCGGCGGGCGCCAGATCGACGCGGGCGACATGGAGGTCGGTGCGCTCACCGCGTTCCTGTCCTACCTCATGTACATCCTCATGGCCGTGATGATGTCGACGATGATGTTCATGATGGTGCCGCGCGCCGCGGTCTCCGCCGAGCGCATCACCGACGTCCTGCGCACGACGGCCACGGTCGTCGAGCCGGAGCGGCCCGTGGCGCTCACGTCGCGGACCGGGCGCGTCGAGCTCGACGGCGTCGAGTTCCGCTACCCGGGAGCGGAGGACCCGGTGCTGCACGACGTCTCGTTCGTGGCCGAGCCCGGGCAGACGACCGCGATCATCGGCTCGACCGGCGCCGGCAAGACGACGCTGCTCAACCTCGTGCCGCGGCTGTTCGACGTCACGGGCGGGTCGGTGCGCATCGACGGGACCGACGTGCGCGACCTCACGGGCGCGGACCTCGGGTCGCTCCTCGGCCTCGTGCCGCAGAAGGCGTACCTGTTCTCGGGCACCGTCGCGGACAACCTCCGGTACGGCCGCCCCGACGCGACGGAGGAGCAGATGTGGGAGGCGCTCGACGTCGCCCAGGCCCGCGAGTTCGTCGAGGCGCTGGACGGCGGGCTCGAGGCGCCCGTCGCACAGGGCGGGACGAACTTCTCGGGCGGACAGCGTCAGCGGCTGGCGATCGCCCGCGCGATCGTGCGCGACCCCGCGGTCTACCTGTTCGACGACTCGTTCTCCGCGCTCGACTACGCGACCGACGCGCGCCTGCGCGCGGCCCTCGCGCCCCGCACCCGCCGGTCCACGGTGATCGTCGTCGCGCAGCGCGTCGCGACGATCCGCGGCGCCGACCAGATCCTCGTGCTCGACCACGGCCGCATCGTCGGCCGCGGCACGCACGCCGAGCTCCTCGAGTCCAACGAGACGTACCAGGAGATCGTCTACTCCCAGCTCTCGATCGAGGAGGCAGCATGA
- a CDS encoding ABC transporter ATP-binding protein, with translation MSGEQDASRTPAPSGRDTPAPGSDAPAKGGDVARTRLAGRPRGGGGHGPMGGMGVPGEKALDFKGSLRRFAASLRPERVPIVAVVILGVVSVALAVAGPKLLGNATNIIFAGVVGSQLPAGVTQAQAVDALRAQGQDQIADLVSGVPGLVPGEGIDFTALATVLAWVLAVYVGSFLFGWLQGRITAIVVQRTVYRLRGEVQAKLGRLPLSYFDRNARGEILSRVTNDIDNISQTLTQTLSQLVTSVLTVVGVLGVMFWISPLLAVVALVTVPLSVIVTAQIAKRSQPQFIQQWAATGRLNAHIEEMYTGHTLVKVYGHQQAAIDDFERENGDLYDASFKAQFISGTIQPAMGFIANLNYVIVAVVGGLRVASGTMTLGDVQAFIQYSRQFTQPITQIASMMNLLQSGVASAERVYDLLDAEEQTPDPSPAQTVDPVRGRVAFDDVSFSYSPDTPLIEHLDLVVEPGQTIAIVGPTGAGKTTLVNLLMRFYDVDSGRITLDGVDTRAMTRDDLRSDIGMVLQDTWLFQGTIEENLRYGVRDGREVSEEEFLAATRATHVDPFVRTLPDGYATVIDDEGSSVSAGEKQLLTIARAFLADPAILVLDEATSSVDTRTEVLVQQAMNALREGRTSFVIAHRLSTIRDADTILVMEHGSIVEQGSHDELLAAGGAYARLYESQFAAPVGAEAQDDAVDAAAPAGRPAGA, from the coding sequence ATGAGCGGCGAGCAGGACGCCTCGCGCACGCCCGCGCCGTCGGGCCGGGACACCCCCGCGCCCGGTTCCGACGCTCCCGCGAAGGGCGGCGACGTCGCCCGGACCCGGCTCGCCGGGCGTCCCCGCGGCGGCGGTGGGCACGGCCCCATGGGCGGCATGGGCGTGCCCGGCGAGAAGGCGCTCGACTTCAAGGGCTCGCTGCGCCGGTTCGCGGCGTCGCTGCGGCCCGAGCGCGTGCCGATCGTCGCCGTCGTGATCCTCGGCGTCGTCTCGGTGGCGCTCGCGGTCGCCGGCCCCAAGCTGCTGGGCAACGCGACGAACATCATCTTCGCGGGCGTCGTCGGGTCCCAGCTCCCCGCGGGCGTGACGCAGGCGCAGGCCGTCGACGCGCTGCGCGCCCAGGGGCAGGACCAGATCGCGGACCTCGTCTCGGGCGTCCCCGGGCTCGTCCCGGGCGAGGGCATCGACTTCACGGCGCTCGCGACCGTGCTCGCGTGGGTGCTCGCGGTCTACGTCGGCTCGTTCCTGTTCGGCTGGCTGCAGGGGCGCATCACGGCGATCGTCGTGCAGCGCACCGTCTACCGGCTGCGTGGGGAGGTGCAGGCCAAGCTCGGGCGCCTCCCGCTGTCGTACTTCGACCGCAACGCGCGCGGCGAGATCCTCTCGCGCGTCACGAACGACATCGACAACATCTCCCAGACGCTCACGCAGACGCTCTCGCAGCTCGTGACGTCGGTCCTCACCGTGGTCGGCGTGCTCGGCGTGATGTTCTGGATCTCGCCGCTGCTCGCGGTCGTCGCGCTCGTGACGGTGCCGCTGTCCGTGATCGTCACGGCCCAGATCGCCAAGCGCTCGCAGCCGCAGTTCATCCAGCAGTGGGCTGCCACGGGGCGCCTCAACGCCCACATCGAGGAGATGTACACCGGGCACACGCTGGTCAAGGTCTACGGCCACCAGCAGGCCGCGATCGACGACTTCGAGCGCGAGAACGGCGACCTGTACGACGCGAGCTTCAAGGCGCAGTTCATCTCCGGCACCATCCAGCCGGCGATGGGCTTCATCGCGAACCTCAACTACGTGATCGTCGCCGTGGTCGGCGGGCTGCGCGTCGCGTCGGGCACCATGACGCTCGGCGACGTGCAGGCGTTCATCCAGTACTCGCGCCAGTTCACGCAGCCCATCACGCAGATCGCGTCGATGATGAACCTGCTCCAGTCGGGCGTCGCGTCGGCCGAGCGGGTCTACGACCTGCTCGACGCCGAGGAGCAGACGCCGGACCCGTCGCCGGCGCAGACGGTCGACCCGGTGCGCGGTCGCGTCGCGTTCGACGACGTGTCGTTCTCCTACAGCCCGGACACCCCGCTCATCGAGCACCTCGACCTCGTCGTGGAGCCGGGCCAGACGATCGCGATCGTCGGGCCGACGGGCGCGGGCAAGACCACGCTCGTCAACCTGCTCATGCGGTTCTACGACGTGGACTCGGGCCGGATCACGCTCGACGGCGTGGACACGCGCGCCATGACGCGCGACGACCTGCGCTCCGACATCGGGATGGTGCTCCAGGACACGTGGCTGTTCCAGGGCACGATCGAGGAGAACCTGCGGTACGGCGTGCGCGACGGGCGCGAGGTGAGCGAGGAGGAGTTCCTCGCGGCGACGCGCGCGACGCACGTCGACCCGTTCGTGCGCACGCTGCCCGACGGGTACGCGACGGTGATCGACGACGAGGGGTCGAGCGTGAGCGCGGGGGAGAAGCAGCTCCTCACCATCGCGCGCGCCTTCCTCGCCGACCCGGCGATCCTCGTCCTCGACGAGGCGACGAGCTCGGTCGACACGCGCACGGAGGTGCTCGTGCAGCAGGCGATGAACGCGCTGCGCGAGGGCCGCACGTCGTTCGTCATCGCGCACCGTCTGTCGACGATCCGCGACGCCGACACCATCCTCGTCATGGAGCACGGCTCGATCGTCGAGCAGGGCTCGCACGACGAGCTGCTCGCGGCGGGCGGTGCGTACGCGCGACTGTACGAGAGCCAGTTCGCGGCACCGGTCGGCGCCGAGGCGCAGGACGACGCGGTGGACGCCGCCGCCCCCGCCGGCCGGCCGGCAGGCGCCTGA